The nucleotide sequence CGGTACAACCACCCATTTCACCGGAATTTTTCATCAAGCCAGATTAATAGCCGTTAATCTCTCCCGCGGGACAAATGTCGATGGATTTCGCCGTGACGATCGGCGTCGGAGACGATCCGTCAGAGGCGAATCGCACGTCGTAAATTGAATGCGGGCCGAGAGAACGGTGTAAAGACGCGCGGCTGTCGACCGTCGGGAATCAATTTCTATTAGCAAGTCAAGAGATCTCCGGCCGCGATATTACAAGTTGGCGGTTCGTGCGATTTGGTGGCGAGCCAGAGGTACACGAGCCGGTTGGACGACCGTCCGAAAACTTTCCCATCGATCCCTGCTTCTACCTAGACCCTTGCCGGGTTTATCATCGTCCCCTGCTTCTACCTAGACCCTCGCGTTTCCCGTCGTCCCTCGCTCCTAATCCAGACCCTTGCCAGTTTTCCATTGTCCCCTGACCCTGCCCGGGCTATTACCAGCTTCCCAACGTCCCCTACCTCTGCCCCAGACCCTTTCTACTTTCCCCTTCGAAGTTTCGCCGATCGAACCGTCCGGATGCGTCATGGGAATTTCCACGTGCTCCGAAAGAAAACGCTGGAACACAAAAAGACGATCCTGGCCGACGGTTAACTGCCAGCCGCGTGTCGCCGTTTCTTTGTCGATCTATCTTTCGGCAAATTGAAACCGGGAGCGCCGTGCAATCGCTCGCTCGACGGTCGAGCAAACCTCGCTGCGAACTCTGCCGTTCTCATTCAATATTCAAACGCGGTCCCGAAAACGCTCCGCGAATTTCTCGAACGCGGTGATTCGATCGTTGCGAACTTTTCGATCCGAACGGTGCATCGGTCGCGGCTCGTTATTCCCAAAAGCGGCGCGCGATTCTGTTTATCTTGGTTCGATTACTTCGGCTGAAAGCGTCCGCTCAATCATGCCGAATCATTTTCCATGTAGACCTTTCGAACCCGCTTTTAATCTCTCGTGAGCACTACCTCTGCATCACCAACGGATTCGGCTGTGCTGAAGTACAACATCGAGCAGATTCGCTGACGTCTGGAGCGTCAGGTCCGCCGATTGAAGCAGACTTCGAATCATCAGGATCATCCCCGCCGAGGAAGCGCGTCGAGATCAACGCAAACATCGCAACAACGCAGAAGCAACAAAACCGACAGCATCCAAGGACATCGCATCTGGAGCTGTCAACAACGTCTACCAATAATCGCAACGGAACATCGTAGCCGTAAGTCCGTAATAAAGCGCAACGCAGCCCGAGACGCACGGAGAGCTTACGACCATTACAATGACAGAAAGTCGTTAGAAGACTGGGGCTATGAACCATTCCCATATGAGCCACACCGGGAGGTAAACCGCCGGCCTATTAATAGGACAAAGCAGTTTAAAGAGAAGAACGCACCACCAAAGAAAGATTTTGGACCTCCTCAAGAGGTAAAACCTAGTACAGTTGAAGAGGGGATGAGAGATGAGCCGATGTATGATATCGGTCCACATTCTTCTCTAATTCCAGAAAGGGATGCGCACTGTCAAAATTTTGACTTTTCAGGCGCGATGCTTATTATCAACGAGACCTATGAAAAGATGCGAGCAGTAGATCCTCGCTTACACGAAAGACTACCTCTTTACACATGCAATGGCCTTCCATATTAACCTTGAAGTAGCGGAAACCGCACGTAAGGCAGGCCAGAATATTATGAATAGCAGAATCAGGGAAATCCTTCCAGATTATCAGGTCATACCACAATCGATTGTGGATTACATTTCACATATTACCGATGTGGTTACACAGGACGGTAAGGAAGTTAAACTAAATCTACCAGCTATTGCCGTACCTCAAGGACCGATTAAAGTGAATAGATGTTCAGACGCCAGGTGaaggaatttttttttttttttagaaggaATTCGATTCCTAAACGATGATACCGTTGAAGGTCGGTATAAATTTTCAGCAACTCTCCAGAATCGCGTATACACAGAATTCATTTCGCTGGATTTCGTTCGACCTGCGTTTTTTCTCTTCCTTTCGGCAGGAAGCGCTCGACCAATTATGCCCGATATCATCCCGAGCATAATGCGATCATTTTGCCCGATGACGCATTAAGACGACCCGAATTTCGTTTACAAAGTCTTTGATATCGAGGGAGAAAAAGTATTGCCCGTTCGCGGTCAATACTACTATTCATCGATAAACGACGGTCAAAAGTTTCGCTGGGCGCGGCGACGCGACTTTCGGGCGAAGTTCATTTTCCGTTTTCACGACGATAGGGAGAGCCCAGCGAGCCCAAAATGAGTCACGAGCCACGACCGGCGCTGCGACGAATTATTTAGCGAAATTGTGGAACGTCGAGGAAACGCGAGCTGCGCGTTCAGACGTTTGCGAACGTCGGGACTGGCCAAATATGTATGTATTAATTAACCGTGCGCGAAACTGTTTTCGCACGAGGTTCCCGTGCGCGTCAGTCATTCGAAGAGTCAACAATTAAATGTAACGAGGAATCTAGCTATCAGATCGACGCCAGATTACATTGCATTTTGTACGTTTCTGCATTCATTGGACGAGGAGAGCGCTTCAGAAATGGCTCAATTCGGTTTGGAAAAAGGGATTTCCAGTGTAGaatatttcttcctttcttccatTCTCTAGGAAGATTCTTTTTAAATCGCCAgtcattttttaagtaattgACACTCGTTAAGGAGCATGGCTGGCTAAAAAAATATATGCAACGACTCGAAGAAAATTTATAGCAACGATGAAAATGGACTTTAACGAAGCTTATGAAATAATTCCGCGAGTTTGAACCTCTTGCGCAATGATTTtagctacgttgattagcaaCTTTTCGTCGTCAACAATTACCTTAATAGAACGAGACGATTTTTGTTTCTCCTACTCTTAATTTACCCTACATTTAATTTCATTCCTATACTTTGCTAACAGAAAAACAAAATTTAGTTTCCGtttagaagaaacgaataacattcgtatttaTTACAGTTCAACGGGTTATTAACACATCAAATACAACATTAACAGCAATCTAACCCGAGTAAATATCTCGCGCTGGCAAACAAAGTTTTCCGCGGCGCTCGGCGAAGCCATCGGcgcatattttaataatattaccgGGGACAACAAACTGGTCCGCGCGTAATTAAACAGGCTCATAAATCAGAATTATTTCCGCGTAACTCCGGCTAATAAATTTTGATTACTTTCTCCCATCGGACGGTGAAATCGCCGACGGTCCCAGCCACCCACGTCCGGTGGACGTTCGAACCGTAAGTGCGTCTGATATACATCCCGCAATTAGAAGCCATCGTGCTAATTATTCCGGGCGTACTGCGGACGCGGCATGCGCGAGAACGTGGCGCGTGGACAGGGGCCGAGTAAATAATAAAGTGTTATCGCTGGCCGCGATAATTTCCTATGCGGCAGTTCCCGTTGCCGTAACGAAGCTAGCTAGTTCGTTCGGCAACGATAAAAAAAGGAACAACTGAATCGGAGTCGGTCGgctcgataaaaaaaaaaaggaaagaggagcgagagagagccaCGCTTGCCAGATAGACGCACAGCGTTTCCGGCCGGTCGATTGAATCGAGCGACAAGGCAAATTTACACGTGCACCGGGGCGGCGATCTTTCGTTAACAGCGCCGCCAACTATGACAGGCCAAACTCTATGGCCGAAAACGGTATTCACCGCAGGCGATCCCGTCGTCGGTCATCGTTGCCAACGAAATAATTCACGGGAGCGGGGAGAGCGTGTTCCGGGCCGCCGCAGCGTGCCCGTATTTGCATCGCTGTCGGGAATATAACGTGTTTACGTATGCACGACGGATATGCGAGCCGTCGGATAGAATTCGAGTTGCCGCTAATGACAAAGTTACGGACAGAAACAGATTCTCTCCCTTATAATCTCCGATACGTATTTTTGTGCCTCCGTTGCTGCTCCCGTATAATCTCTCCGTGGGTCTCTCCCACCATGCGGTGCATAAATCAccgaggaggagagagagagagaggacaaaGAGTAGGGAACGACGCTGTGGAAAGGGAAGGTCTGCGGGCACGGGAGCAGATGCGACCGCGTAAATTAGAAAATGTGCTCCGAGAGACTTCCCGTAAGAACAAGAGAGACAGACGTAACGCTACCGTTACTATTTGTCCCGGTCGTTGCGGATAAGAGCCGCAACGTTGACGAGACTTCGCCCGGGCAACGTAATTCAGATGTAGAAAAAGACGATGTAGATAAATAGATGTAAATAAAAAGCACTTACATTCCGGTGGAAGCTTTTTGTCGTGGCCAGGGTGGAGGACACGCTCAGCATGCGGGAGACCTCGGACCATCGTACGATGCATAGTGCGCGACAGGACACCGCGGCCATCCTCTTGCAGCTTCTATCTCCGCCGTCGGGAACGGGGAGCCAGGACGAACAAAcactgaaggtaaattatttcaACTTTCTTTTttgctccttctctctctctctctctctattccttTCGCTcgcttctttctctctttctcgcgagcCACTGCCACCTAACACCCGGAGGTCCAGCGGCCGTCTGCGAGCGACTACCAACGTCGTCGACGGACGGCATCGCTTGCCGGCTTGTCCCTGCAGAGGCGAGACCCAGACCTTGCATCGACTCGTGGAGGCATGCGCGGACAACGGCGTCTCCGGCCACCATTGGCTTCCGCTGCGCCGGCCAATCAGAGCCGGCGGGGTCCAGAGCGCGATTGTATTCGACGTTTGAGTCATCTTAGGGCGCACTTTTTGCTTGAGTGGGGGAAACATTTATACGCTGGGATATTAGTCAATAGGAATTTGATGAAATTTTGGGGGACAGCTTTGGAGTAAGGTCTGCGACATGGCAATGCTGTTTTACAGGGATCCACTATAAGAGACTAGCTCGACTAGCAGCTGAATTTATTCTTCTTATTTGTGAGTTTTATACCCGTTTACTCAATTGTATTGATTGTATTTGGTCTATGTCGTTAGATTTTGAATACATTCTTTATAAAATACGCGAAATAATTGAATACGCGGTAGAATACCGTTTATACCTGGATTCTGTTTATTGAACATAGTATCCTATTAAAATGTGAATGCAGTTGGTATTACTTTATAGAATGCACTATAGTATTACTTCAGCAATATATCTTTATTTATCCCTTTTAATcatagaaaattattaattatagatAGGAAAGAAAAATCGTAGGACGGGCCGTCTTGAATTACAGTGGCCCATAAAAGTGTTCATACGcctttttaaaatataacaacttttttcaaactggtccaagtgacttgaattatttttaggcaatagagggactagttaactagacaatgaccaaaatgatttttttgaattttgctgttacttggaattacgaaaaaatgataaaaactcttgttttttatcttttttatctgagcctataacggaaatttaaaaaacgcctcttgtagatctcgatatGTAAAGAGATCTCggtaaaattttatcgaaatcagttgacgttgttatgagttattacaaattaaagatcacaaaaatcgcaattttatcacaattttaaccaaaaactggaagaaatctgcagttttcatAATCTTTCAACGTCTGTAattcgactctgggttaaccgatttccatcaaattttcagcacgtatataaattaccgaaatctacgaaagtaatttttaacattttttcgataggctcagataaaaaagttaaaaaacgagagtgtCTTATTCTTTTGCTATCATCCCAAGTACATAAAAGCAAACTTTAAAAAAGACATTTTAAACATTTAATTCTAAAAAacattcaagtcacttagaccagattgaacaaaattattgcattttacaaGGTGTATGGACACAGTTGTGAACCACTGTATCTTAAATCGCGAAGCGCTCAATATTCGCACCTCAATTTTCTCCGAAAACATTTCTTGGAGTTTCGGAGTTTTAACCGCGACAACAAGAATGACTATCGCGTATCGCGAACGTTTCTAGCAACGTTCAAGCCTGACAAAGGATAGAGCAGCTGTCAGAGGATAGTTCCTATACCTGAACCGGGTGGAGATTATAACCTTGCTAGGGGATGGTCAATTCTCCGGCGGACGAGTTCGTCTATACTTACTACAACGACGACACTTCGCTGGCGGCACATCATTACAATGCGTCCGGGATTATACATGAACCAACACCGGGCTTCACTCGCGTGATTCTCGTGATTCTGTTGCGAATCGGCTACGTTCTGATCCACGTTGGCAGCGTGCCAGTGAACAACATCAATCTGATCCTGTTGCAAAACATAGTTGACGTTTGCTGGGTGACGATATCGTATTGCTTAATCGGTTACCTGATTGCCTACAACGGCGGCTCGAACGGAATCGTGGGCGACGGATTGTGGATTGGCGACCCAACGGCCGACAAAGACGAGGCCTTGATTGGTTGGGCGGCGGCTGTCGTCGCGGCAGCCATTTGCACTTGCGGCATCGTGGGAAGAACGCACACGATCGGCTATCTTGCCACGGGCCTCCTATTGGCCGGATTGACGCAGCCTTTCCTCGTACATTGGGCTTGGACCCCTCACGGATGGATGAAGAAACACGTGCTGAAAGAGACGTTCGTCAGCTTCCGGGACTTCGCCGGGTCTGCAGTTGTTCACCTTGTGGGTGGACTGTCGGGAATGATAGGGTGCATGATCCTTGGGAGAAGAATTCTCAGGCTCAGCTCTATAGATGACGCGAGCCTCGCCACTGGTACCTCGGGAACCGTATTTGCTGGCCAGCTGTTGGTATTCCTGGGTCTGCAGGTAAATCGATGCAGCCTATTTAGTATAATCGCAAGGGTAAGATAGGGGCTATAATCTGTTACGCTGCTAACTGGATACTAGGCCGAATGGTCCTATAAGTCCTCACCCTTCGATGCTAATTTTTCAAGGATATTTATCAGTCTACTTTCTGACATCGTCTGTAACCAAGATTTTcccgaattattattattaaattttgatAGCAATTTCCTGATCTtcttttataaaagcaatgtcCATTTAGGGGTTGATCACGAAGTTGCATAATTTTCGAACGATCTACTGTGCTCATTCTCAATAGAAAAGTTTTAGCTTGATCTTGGATTGAACATTTTCTTGTAATAAAGATTAAATAAATCCTTGGATCAATTCCAGACGGCTGGAAGCATTCTAAACATTGATTAAAAATTGTCATTAAGTCAAGATAAAGAATTATCCGTTGCTGTCGTAATTTTCACACGTACAGTGggtcacaaaagtgttcgtatatcttttaaaatataatagctttttttaaaactgagctAAGTGActggaatttttttagatgatagagggaatAGTATATTACACAATGACCaatatgtttttttttaaattttgctgttttatttggaatgacaaaaaaaaatagaaaactctcgttttttaacttttttatctgagcctataacgaaaatttgaaacatgtctttcgtagatctcggtaacttgtatgtAAAATTCTATCGAAATCTgttgacgttgttacgagttattacaaattaaagttgacaaaaatcgcagttttgtcacgattttgataaaaaaaactGTAAGAAGTCTGCAGTTTCCAAAATCTTTTAACGCCTGTAGCTTGACTCTCGAttaaccaatatccatcaaattttcagcacgtatATAAGTTACTTaaatctacgagaggcatttttaaattttcgttacaagctcagataaaaaagttgaaaaaagagtttctaattttttttctatcattccaaataacagcaaaattaaaaaaagacatTTCAGTCATTATCTACTATCCTAGTCCCCCCATCATCTAAAAACAATTCAAgccatttagtccagtttcaaaaaaaaatattacgttttaaaaggtatacgaaaacttttgtgggccactgtatctCCAAACCTCCGCTCGCTGCGAACGCCCACTGTTCCAAGGTCAGGCCACAAATATCCGACGAAACGATCCTCTATACATTTCTTTCAAAATCGATAGTCGGTACCCGGGTAGCTGGGGCGAGGGTTAACGTCTCGACCCCAATTACTGCTTATCTCCAAGGAGAAGCTATCGCGAGGGAGCAGCTATCGTTCTGTATCTCGTTGCCGATAAGACCACAGATGGGACCCACACGAACTCTGTCGCTCTAGAGCCTGAGCATGTCGCACGAGAAGTTCCGATTTGGCCACGGCGGGAACGTTTACCTGAACAATCTGCTGGCAGCTTCTTCGTGCAGCGTGCTGGTGGTGGCCTTCCATTTCACGCTGACTGGAGAGGAATTTAATCATTGGACGGTGATGAGATGCGTTCAGGCCACGGTGGCCGGACTGGCGGTGGTCTCAGCCGGCGCCGATATTTATACGCCGGAGATGGCGATCTGCGTAGGATCGATCGGCAGCGTGATCTATTTCCTGGTCTCGAAGCTGGTCTTCCAAAGCGCTCTAGAAGACTATTGCAACATAATTGCTACGCACGTGGCTTGCGCGTTTCTCGGGAGCCTGTTGGCTCCTCTGTTCGCTATCGAGCGGATCGATGACACAGAGACGAACCTGATGAGGCTCTATTGGCAGGTGATCTGCCTGTTGACTGTGGTCAGCATGGTCTCCGTGATCATGTACATATCGTTCACCCTGCTCGAGGTGCTAGGGTTCTTGAGGAACCGATCGGAACATTTGAATCATTCTCGGGCTGCCAGGGCTATGGCGGCTCTGGACGTTCCTCGGAGAACCTTTTTTCAAAGACTCTTCCAGGCTGACGACGATCCTGTTTACATACAACCGGGCACGGCGGTGGACTCTGCTAGAAGACCGAGCGTCGGTATTCATGCCATGAAGTACCAGGCCGAGGATGCTGCTGTGGAGAAAGGAAGGGTTGTCGAGCCTAGACAGCCCGCGTCGCAGAGCCTTTGAgaccatttaaccctttgcactcgagcgggcGAGTCCGAGgcgccgctaaaaattgttatagcaTTTTTCGTTGAATAATCGTAACGGTATCAGATTTGTCGTATTTAAGAAACTGTGGAAATTACAGTTATTGTACTTGCCGATAGACGTAATTTCAGATGCATAAACTGCACACTGAATCGTGTCAAATAAAAATACTACAGATCAGAAAGCgtcttttggatttcgaattaaaatagctccgactgcaaagggttaatacaagaAATTCGATAATTTACTTTTATCTGGtaattattattaaccctttgcactcgagcggtgtctccgaggcaccgctagaacgtttatatcgcattccaaaataattcttacatcgaCGAAATTTAGATTCGACAAATCGTTAAAATTAGAACACTGTTGCACAAgtcgcgagactcaatttcatataaataaaatgcataaaatgcgctctgttATGTAAAATAGTTATAGGTCAGAGAAAATtcttttagatttacagttaaaatggcttcgagcgcaaagggttaaccttcTTTCAGATGCTCTTCCAGGTTGACGACGATCCTGTTCATGTACAACCGGGCACGGTGGTGGACTCTACTAGAAAACCGAGTGTCGGTATTCATGCCattaagtacagtaatgtctccctgattgacgctctttttgtccacaaaaatggacaatttggaaagaggagatacgattattcgagccttgcagctcgtttttataattgttgaaaattaattaattaatgattgaactaattaattaacgaactatattattattatattattataattaattaatgaactataaaaacgagtcgcaaggctcgaattcgcaaggatcctctcttcccaaattgcccatttttgtggacaatcgttGAGAAAGGAAGGGTTGTCGAGTCTAGACAGCATCGCAGAGCCTTTGAGACCATAGTTTACGGTTTCGGTGAAATTGTATGCGGTAATAAACGAGACTGGGTCAAGATTTTGAACATTTCTTTTATTAGAACTTACGGACTATTCATACAGTTATTACAGTATTTTACAATAGAATAATTTTTAAGTTAAATAATCAAAAGTCCTATGAAAGTGTCGTACACATATTCTACAGGTGTCTCCCGCTTATTCGTacaatgatagtttttttcgaTTTTCTTTCGCGCGGTTACGTCTCTCTTTCCCCGTCTGCGCGACAGTCTGCGGGAACAGCTACGAATTCTGCGCGATCCACAAAAGCCGGAAATCCACGCGCAGAGAATTATCAGCAGGATCCTGTCGTTGGCTCGCTCTCTCGAACATGTAACGAGCGTGGCTGGTGGGTGGATTCGATCATTGGATAATTGAACACGTGTAAGTCAGTCCGATCGGAATTTGGATATGTTAAGTCTGATAGAAGATCGATGGCGATTGCGATATTTTTCGTTGTTAGCGATCTGCCTAACGGCGGCTGTTTGTCCGATTGCTTTCCATAAAAGTCTATAATTCACGGATAATGATTTATTTGTAATCGATACGATGTAATGGATAGAATTTCTTTGTAAAAATTGCTGGACTCACGGTCGATGTTATTTCGCGTTTGTAAAGATCATTAGTAAGATTAAGAAACGTCGAATAAGATTTTCCATGGGAAACTTCGTTcagaattaattgaaattaattattataattattataataattaattgaaatcaCTTTTTTTACAAAATCCGCTTCGCAGTTTCAGCGATTGTGAAacatcgaaaatcaatttaacCATGATCGGTGGTTTTAAGATCGAGAAATCTTTCGGTAAAAATAACAATTCGAATTgtagatcgagaaaataattattataattattattattataataattaattgaaataattgtttaCAAAATCCACTTCGCCGTTTCAGCGATTGCGAAACATCGAAAATTATTTTGACTCGATCGGTGGTTTTTAAGATCGAGAAATCTTTCGGTAAAAATAACAATTCGAATTGTATACCGAGaaaataattactataattattattattattataaataattgaaataattgttcACAAAATCCGCTTCGCCGTTTCAGCGATTGTA is from Megalopta genalis isolate 19385.01 chromosome 12, iyMegGena1_principal, whole genome shotgun sequence and encodes:
- the Amt2l gene encoding amt-2-like protein, producing MVNSPADEFVYTYYNDDTSLAAHHYNASGIIHEPTPGFTRVILVILLRIGYVLIHVGSVPVNNINLILLQNIVDVCWVTISYCLIGYLIAYNGGSNGIVGDGLWIGDPTADKDEALIGWAAAVVAAAICTCGIVGRTHTIGYLATGLLLAGLTQPFLVHWAWTPHGWMKKHVLKETFVSFRDFAGSAVVHLVGGLSGMIGCMILGRRILRLSSIDDASLATGTSGTVFAGQLLVFLGLQSLSMSHEKFRFGHGGNVYLNNLLAASSCSVLVVAFHFTLTGEEFNHWTVMRCVQATVAGLAVVSAGADIYTPEMAICVGSIGSVIYFLVSKLVFQSALEDYCNIIATHVACAFLGSLLAPLFAIERIDDTETNLMRLYWQVICLLTVVSMVSVIMYISFTLLEVLGFLRNRSEHLNHSRAARAMAALDVPRRTFFQRLFQADDDPVYIQPGTAVDSARRPSVGIHAMKYQAEDAAVEKGRVVEPRQPASQSL